One Rossellomorea aquimaris DNA window includes the following coding sequences:
- a CDS encoding sulfite exporter TauE/SafE family protein: protein MELFLFMIGGAVIGIISGFFGIGGGIVLTPTLLVLGYEPSQAIILSLMLTLGSTVTGTMSHIRLKNVNGKLAVLLGVFGVIGSVITVPFVKWLDSINGASTAISIVYIGILSWFSYQFLSKRPKERKAKGVSAVPLIGLFTGVISSLMGVSGGFVMTPLLSKWLKLDLTKAIGTSISAASIIVLSGIGSYLYTGEALDFRHGIMLIIGALIGTPIGSIQLKRFSGVSVKKMLAVLYMVVAVSVIFKMLSISSVSLGLILASVLVFFGMLIYSQQRTKRVVNQ from the coding sequence ATGGAATTGTTTTTATTTATGATAGGTGGTGCAGTCATCGGCATCATTTCCGGTTTCTTTGGTATTGGAGGCGGGATTGTTCTGACACCAACCTTACTTGTCCTTGGCTATGAACCGAGCCAGGCGATCATTCTTTCTTTGATGCTGACATTGGGATCGACTGTGACAGGGACGATGTCACACATTCGGTTAAAAAATGTAAATGGGAAATTAGCGGTTCTCCTCGGGGTGTTCGGAGTGATAGGGTCAGTCATCACCGTGCCATTCGTGAAATGGCTCGATTCAATCAATGGAGCTTCTACGGCTATCTCCATTGTCTATATAGGAATTCTCAGCTGGTTTTCTTACCAGTTTTTAAGCAAACGACCAAAGGAAAGGAAAGCAAAAGGAGTATCTGCGGTTCCCTTGATCGGCCTTTTCACCGGTGTCATCTCGTCTCTTATGGGAGTCAGCGGTGGATTTGTCATGACCCCGCTCCTCTCGAAATGGCTGAAGCTTGATCTTACCAAAGCGATCGGAACCAGCATATCGGCAGCATCCATCATCGTGTTATCGGGAATCGGATCGTACCTGTATACGGGGGAAGCACTCGATTTTCGTCATGGGATCATGCTGATCATCGGTGCGTTGATTGGAACCCCGATCGGCTCGATTCAGCTGAAACGATTTTCAGGTGTGTCTGTTAAAAAGATGCTGGCTGTTTTGTATATGGTGGTCGCGGTCAGCGTGATTTTCAAAATGTTATCCATTTCCTCTGTCTCGCTCGGACTGATCCTGGCATCGGTGCTCGTATTCTTTGGAATGCTGATTTATTCACAGCAACGAACTAAGAGAGTAGTGAATCAGTGA
- a CDS encoding M20 family metallo-hydrolase, translating into MSINRERFKRHLEELAAIGKIGETGVCRLAHSKEDRQAVEVVKGWMEEAGLTTKIDGFGNLIGRMEGSDKDKPILMLGSHIDSQPYGGRFDGTAGALGAVEVVHTMKDNGIVPDRTIEVICFSDEEGCRFNKGVFGVRAIAGMLEEGELDRKDKKGVTRREALKEFGVEPDVTASPVYQKGDIAAFLELHIEQGPVLEKKGKPVGIVSGISGPIWLTVTLEGFAGHAGSVPMTMRQDALVGASEITQKFDDLVKREGTETTVGTVGSMQVFPNSRNIIAEKVEFTVDLRDIDVEARTKLEEKLYQIIEETAIGYNLKYEIKEDTRSEPRYCTDWIKKIMREEDEKLGLDSPTLMSGPFHDALFMSYISDYGMIFVRCEKGISHNPLEFAEMDDIEKGVELLYATALRICQGHGDRYLVPKDGSAAGHEK; encoded by the coding sequence ATGTCAATCAATCGAGAAAGATTTAAGCGTCATCTAGAGGAATTAGCTGCAATCGGAAAAATCGGGGAGACAGGCGTTTGTCGCCTGGCACATTCCAAGGAGGATCGCCAGGCGGTGGAAGTGGTGAAAGGTTGGATGGAAGAGGCGGGTTTAACGACAAAGATTGACGGCTTTGGGAATTTGATTGGAAGGATGGAAGGTTCCGACAAGGATAAGCCGATTCTTATGCTGGGCTCACATATTGATTCTCAACCATATGGGGGGAGGTTCGACGGGACAGCAGGTGCACTGGGAGCGGTCGAAGTGGTTCACACAATGAAGGACAATGGAATCGTCCCGGACCGGACCATTGAAGTGATTTGTTTTTCCGATGAAGAGGGCTGCCGGTTTAACAAAGGAGTTTTTGGAGTCCGGGCTATAGCCGGGATGCTGGAAGAAGGAGAACTGGACCGTAAAGACAAGAAGGGTGTGACGAGAAGAGAGGCGTTGAAGGAATTCGGGGTCGAGCCGGATGTAACCGCAAGTCCTGTATACCAAAAAGGTGATATCGCAGCGTTTCTTGAGCTACATATTGAACAGGGCCCGGTCCTTGAGAAGAAGGGAAAACCAGTCGGAATTGTATCAGGCATCTCTGGTCCGATCTGGCTCACCGTTACACTCGAAGGGTTCGCTGGTCATGCGGGATCGGTGCCGATGACGATGAGGCAGGATGCACTTGTCGGGGCTTCGGAGATCACCCAGAAATTCGATGATCTGGTTAAAAGAGAAGGGACCGAAACAACAGTAGGCACGGTAGGCAGTATGCAGGTGTTCCCGAACTCAAGAAATATAATTGCCGAAAAGGTGGAGTTCACCGTAGACCTTCGTGATATCGACGTTGAAGCGCGCACGAAACTAGAAGAAAAACTCTATCAAATCATCGAAGAGACGGCAATCGGTTACAATCTTAAATACGAGATCAAAGAAGATACCCGGAGCGAGCCGAGATATTGTACAGACTGGATCAAGAAAATTATGAGAGAGGAAGATGAAAAGCTTGGACTGGATTCACCGACCTTAATGAGCGGTCCTTTCCATGATGCCCTATTCATGTCCTATATCAGCGATTACGGGATGATCTTCGTCCGCTGTGAAAAAGGCATCAGCCACAATCCCCTGGAGTTTGCGGAGATGGATGATATTGAAAAAGGGGTGGAGCTCCTTTACGCTACGGCATTGCGGATTTGTCAGGGACATGGGGACAGGTACCTTGTCCCAAAAGACGGCTCAGCTGCTGGTCATGAAAAGTAA
- the nagZ gene encoding beta-N-acetylhexosaminidase — MPYKKIIYLLLSLTFFLIVLNYFLIEKNRDPNQPAEHSSQGDTAPAEVEEHADILSTMSLDEKIGQMIIAGVNGTQDGENTKSLIQQHKVGGFIFFSDNLSGPRQTVQFLNKIKADNVNNPLPLLLSVDQEGGKVTRLPGGLANLPTNKKLGALNDPDISFEVGTILGKELKEYGFNLDFAPVLDVNSNPNNPVIGDRSFGDNPDIVSELGIQTMRGIQSEGILSTIKHFPGHGDTSVDSHLELPVVNKSIQELESQELIPFREAINKGADLVMVAHILLPKIDDTYPSSLSKSIITDLLRKKMNYKGIVITDDMTMKAITNNYGMEQATVQAVKAGSDLVLIAHDYNKALTAIDALKKAVQNGEITEDRIDVSVNRIIELKQAYKLEDIQTGEVDLTRLNQSIESIKKKIEQ; from the coding sequence ATGCCCTATAAAAAAATCATTTATCTCCTTTTATCTCTTACATTTTTTTTGATTGTTCTAAACTATTTTCTTATCGAAAAAAATAGGGATCCGAATCAACCGGCCGAACATTCATCCCAAGGAGACACGGCTCCCGCAGAAGTAGAGGAACACGCAGATATTCTTTCTACTATGAGCCTTGATGAAAAGATCGGCCAAATGATCATAGCCGGTGTGAATGGAACTCAGGATGGTGAAAATACGAAATCCTTAATCCAGCAGCACAAAGTAGGGGGATTTATCTTCTTCTCCGATAATTTGTCAGGACCCCGGCAAACGGTCCAATTCCTTAATAAAATAAAAGCAGACAACGTCAATAATCCGTTACCACTCTTATTAAGTGTCGACCAGGAAGGCGGTAAGGTCACAAGATTGCCAGGAGGGCTTGCGAACCTTCCTACAAATAAAAAGTTAGGAGCCTTGAACGATCCGGATATTTCTTTTGAAGTGGGGACGATTCTCGGAAAGGAATTAAAAGAGTATGGGTTTAATCTTGATTTCGCTCCCGTTCTCGACGTGAACAGTAACCCTAATAACCCTGTGATCGGCGATCGATCCTTTGGTGATAACCCTGATATCGTCAGCGAATTAGGAATCCAAACAATGAGAGGTATTCAATCCGAGGGAATCCTTTCAACCATTAAGCACTTCCCGGGCCACGGGGATACTTCCGTAGATTCACACCTGGAGCTTCCGGTTGTCAACAAAAGCATTCAAGAACTCGAATCCCAGGAACTGATTCCATTCAGGGAAGCCATCAACAAAGGAGCTGACCTCGTCATGGTTGCTCATATCCTGCTCCCCAAGATTGATGACACCTATCCATCGTCATTATCCAAGAGCATCATCACAGACCTCTTACGCAAAAAGATGAACTACAAAGGTATCGTGATCACTGATGATATGACCATGAAAGCCATTACGAACAACTACGGGATGGAACAAGCGACCGTTCAAGCCGTAAAAGCGGGCAGCGACCTGGTTCTAATCGCACATGATTATAATAAAGCCCTCACGGCAATTGACGCACTTAAAAAAGCAGTCCAAAACGGGGAAATAACCGAGGATCGAATTGACGTCAGCGTCAACCGAATCATTGAATTGAAACAAGCATACAAACTGGAGGATATCCAAACAGGAGAGGTTGACTTAACGAGGCTTAATCAATCGATTGAGTCGATTAAAAAGAAGATCGAGCAATAA
- a CDS encoding spore germination protein, whose amino-acid sequence MDSFLMEINTTIGDNDDFFQIHQDFGEFPFLLMGLKSLIDVQKTIQAIEDQVCSGTMGELLHDGEGVIEAILEGKLIISSGRGNGSFFSMDPVAKALNRSIEPPTNENTLQGPLSSFNEDIDTNIGIIRKQVVSKDLYVKSFSGGRGQKRTLSLVYRKDNADREYISRVIHQIESNVDQPLHTIQDVTKMLGLSTRTLISPFNTTEAPQEVYRSLEKGKLVLFLDRTPFALILPSDFWDMFFLENDRNFSFPIMVSMRLLRIIGTLLALVLPGLYVALVAVNPEMLRIELALSVAQTREGVPYPALVETIFMLLILELILEASIRLPKSIGPTITMVGGIILGQAVVEARLVSNLLIIILAATTIANSTIIGFQNSISIRIFKYLILILSSIFGVFGILAGLFAVCAYLAGISTFGVPYLKIKGVSKSG is encoded by the coding sequence ATGGATTCATTTTTAATGGAAATCAATACAACGATAGGGGACAATGATGATTTTTTTCAAATACATCAAGATTTTGGTGAATTCCCCTTTTTATTAATGGGGCTAAAAAGCCTTATAGATGTGCAGAAAACGATTCAAGCGATCGAAGACCAAGTCTGTTCAGGGACGATGGGTGAGTTGCTTCACGATGGAGAGGGAGTCATCGAAGCGATTTTGGAAGGGAAGTTGATCATCTCCAGTGGCAGGGGAAATGGGTCTTTCTTCAGCATGGACCCAGTTGCAAAGGCGCTGAATCGTTCAATTGAGCCTCCTACCAATGAAAATACACTCCAAGGACCATTGAGTTCTTTCAATGAGGACATCGATACAAATATCGGCATTATCCGCAAACAGGTCGTTTCAAAAGACTTGTATGTAAAGTCCTTTTCAGGAGGGAGGGGACAGAAAAGAACGCTATCGTTAGTGTATCGGAAAGATAACGCAGATAGGGAATATATTAGCCGGGTCATCCATCAGATTGAATCCAATGTAGATCAACCACTTCATACCATACAAGATGTGACGAAGATGTTAGGATTGTCGACCCGCACCCTGATTTCTCCTTTCAACACAACTGAGGCGCCACAAGAAGTATACAGGAGCCTGGAAAAAGGAAAACTTGTATTATTTCTTGATAGAACGCCTTTTGCTCTTATCCTTCCAAGTGATTTTTGGGATATGTTCTTCCTTGAGAATGATCGGAATTTCTCTTTCCCGATTATGGTGTCCATGAGGCTGCTCAGGATTATCGGTACATTGCTTGCTCTTGTCTTACCAGGGCTGTATGTAGCGTTAGTCGCTGTCAATCCTGAGATGCTCCGTATTGAATTAGCGTTATCCGTTGCTCAGACCCGTGAAGGTGTCCCTTACCCTGCATTGGTTGAGACCATTTTCATGCTTCTTATTCTTGAATTGATATTGGAGGCGAGTATTAGGCTACCGAAAAGCATCGGTCCTACCATTACGATGGTAGGGGGGATCATTCTCGGTCAGGCCGTAGTAGAAGCGAGATTAGTAAGCAATTTACTGATCATCATTTTAGCGGCCACTACGATTGCCAACTCTACTATAATTGGATTCCAAAATTCCATCTCCATCCGAATCTTTAAATATCTTATCTTGATTCTTTCTTCGATTTTTGGTGTATTCGGCATATTGGCAGGATTATTCGCGGTCTGTGCATACTTAGCTGGTATAAGCACTTTCGGGGTACCTTACCTCAAGATTAAAGGAGTTAGTAAAAGTGGATAA
- a CDS encoding GerAB/ArcD/ProY family transporter, with the protein MDKSLYVVIMYILTHIGLILFLYPGNIIDSSSQGHWIPIVIGIIVHFIILFLLLTGLDRFPHQDIITIYLRAGKLVTFLFLFPTLLYFFMANIITVRAYSEVVTIVFLSNTPLWAIMALLLILSCYLATKGVEAIFRTGILLFLFLFPLICFILVVAFQNVDWHYVYPLWNDDFSFLTDSSYLRSFFAIGGVFLFIGFVRPIIPYKRKKVLLAAVALIPIFIISVYIPVLTFGQATASTFLFPFVMTVDAINLTWLMFDRLTMFFLLSIVIFILLFISLVLWMSVRIINKCLLPTIKPSYLVIAVSLIIYIICLWIPNWSDVEQLFKWNTSLRFYVIFGVPISIWILGVKARKEDES; encoded by the coding sequence GTGGATAAAAGCTTGTATGTTGTCATCATGTACATTTTAACCCACATAGGGCTTATTCTATTTCTGTATCCTGGCAATATCATTGACAGTTCATCTCAAGGACATTGGATTCCGATCGTTATCGGGATCATCGTACATTTCATCATTTTATTCTTGCTCTTGACGGGACTTGATCGATTCCCGCACCAAGATATCATCACCATTTATTTACGTGCAGGCAAGTTGGTGACATTCCTTTTTCTGTTTCCCACTCTCCTCTATTTTTTTATGGCTAACATCATAACAGTCCGGGCGTATTCAGAAGTTGTTACCATTGTATTTCTATCAAACACTCCCCTATGGGCGATCATGGCATTATTGCTGATATTATCATGTTATTTAGCAACTAAGGGAGTGGAAGCCATCTTTCGTACAGGTATTCTTCTCTTCTTATTTTTATTCCCTTTGATTTGCTTTATATTGGTGGTTGCGTTTCAGAATGTTGATTGGCATTATGTATACCCTTTATGGAATGATGACTTTTCTTTTTTGACTGACTCCTCTTATCTCAGAAGCTTCTTTGCCATTGGTGGTGTATTCCTGTTTATCGGGTTTGTAAGACCTATCATTCCATATAAGAGGAAAAAAGTTTTGCTTGCAGCCGTTGCACTCATTCCCATTTTTATCATATCCGTATATATTCCCGTCCTTACATTTGGTCAGGCAACAGCATCTACATTTTTGTTCCCTTTCGTCATGACAGTCGATGCCATCAATTTGACATGGCTTATGTTCGATAGACTGACCATGTTTTTCTTACTAAGTATAGTCATTTTTATATTGTTGTTTATCTCACTCGTATTATGGATGAGTGTAAGGATCATAAATAAATGTTTGCTGCCAACCATCAAACCATCCTATTTAGTAATAGCTGTATCACTCATCATCTACATCATTTGTTTGTGGATTCCGAATTGGAGTGACGTTGAACAGCTCTTTAAGTGGAATACTTCCCTTAGATTCTATGTCATCTTCGGAGTCCCCATTTCAATTTGGATTCTTGGTGTCAAAGCAAGGAAGGAGGATGAAAGTTGA
- a CDS encoding Ger(x)C family spore germination protein — translation MRCKKTGIWLFLFLLVFMMSGCWDTRDINHRVMPVVLGIAKDSDQYKVFLQIPHPQLDIIQTKVVIGVGETINEIVDDISADMESSVDLLHVKVIVIDRHLAEEGVKDLISGIMRSRDVSSKALVAICNDDIDQFFESMEKNTSPGGTTLLDFFEKNAGWDPQIALTRVWQVYRSIHSYTRDVAIPMLRLGDTTLVEHVGSAVIKNGRMVEEINANETLLYNAFNGESTQGKIEVLNEGSVLILGNTMKHTSDVQDGKPFLHSKIKLDVMILETKGDPTPKMIEKGLEKLLTGRLNRMFSKLQVSEADILGLGQFFRKEIPRMNLKEWRSKYYKNLSTDFVVDVDIQNSGNLKNPD, via the coding sequence TTGAGGTGTAAAAAAACGGGTATCTGGCTTTTTCTCTTTTTATTAGTTTTCATGATGAGTGGTTGTTGGGATACCAGGGATATTAATCATCGGGTGATGCCGGTTGTCTTAGGCATCGCTAAGGATAGTGATCAGTATAAAGTCTTTCTGCAGATTCCTCACCCTCAGCTGGATATCATACAAACGAAGGTGGTTATTGGGGTTGGTGAAACGATCAATGAAATAGTAGATGATATCAGTGCTGACATGGAAAGCAGTGTCGATTTGCTTCATGTAAAGGTAATTGTCATCGATCGACATCTTGCAGAAGAAGGTGTGAAAGACCTTATATCAGGTATTATGAGGTCGAGGGATGTATCTTCAAAAGCATTGGTTGCCATTTGTAACGACGATATTGATCAATTTTTCGAAAGTATGGAGAAAAACACCTCTCCAGGCGGGACGACTCTCTTGGATTTTTTTGAAAAAAATGCAGGTTGGGACCCGCAGATCGCATTAACCAGGGTTTGGCAGGTATATAGAAGTATCCACTCTTATACCCGGGACGTGGCCATTCCAATGCTCCGGCTCGGGGATACTACGTTAGTGGAACATGTGGGTTCAGCGGTGATAAAGAACGGAAGAATGGTTGAAGAAATCAATGCTAATGAAACCCTTCTATATAATGCATTTAACGGTGAAAGTACTCAAGGGAAAATAGAGGTGTTGAATGAAGGGAGTGTCCTGATCTTAGGGAATACTATGAAGCATACAAGTGATGTGCAGGACGGTAAACCCTTCTTACATTCCAAAATTAAGTTAGATGTTATGATACTGGAAACAAAAGGGGATCCAACACCAAAAATGATTGAAAAGGGATTGGAAAAGCTTCTTACAGGTCGGTTGAATAGGATGTTCTCAAAGCTTCAGGTTAGCGAAGCGGATATTTTAGGACTGGGCCAATTTTTCAGAAAAGAAATACCGAGGATGAACTTGAAGGAATGGAGATCGAAGTATTATAAAAACTTGTCTACAGACTTTGTAGTTGATGTCGATATTCAAAATTCCGGGAATTTAAAGAACCCCGACTAA
- a CDS encoding STAS domain-containing protein, translating to MQVSEKFYEFMSERTWQLTEKWYESLDKSDPSGVYSSTDPKVIQTLKRQNHEFHERFCVLFKDIGQDALCNFAQWIEEIAKDEEHLQTPTHYILREFFRTQDQYLEILQEFNRQHGSEFPPERIESFRELIIKTFSLVISKFAEENYEYAQRRLKAQQEMIRELSSPVILIDKKTGVLPLVGDIDTGRARYILENTLAECVDKNVEHLFIDLSGVIMVDTMVAHQLFQIIESLNLIGVKSTISGIRPEIAQTAVQLGISFQNISVTSTLERALNEQR from the coding sequence ATGCAGGTATCTGAAAAGTTTTATGAATTTATGAGTGAACGTACTTGGCAACTCACAGAGAAGTGGTATGAGTCGCTGGATAAAAGTGATCCGTCAGGCGTGTATTCTTCAACGGACCCTAAGGTGATTCAAACGTTGAAGCGGCAAAATCACGAATTTCACGAACGCTTTTGTGTCCTTTTTAAGGATATAGGACAGGATGCATTATGTAATTTCGCCCAGTGGATCGAGGAAATTGCAAAGGATGAAGAACACTTGCAAACCCCTACTCACTATATACTGAGGGAGTTCTTCAGAACACAGGATCAGTACTTGGAGATTTTGCAGGAATTTAACCGCCAGCATGGCAGTGAGTTTCCACCGGAGAGAATCGAGTCATTCAGAGAATTGATTATTAAAACCTTTAGTCTTGTCATTTCCAAGTTTGCCGAAGAAAATTACGAATATGCCCAAAGACGCCTGAAGGCACAGCAGGAAATGATCAGGGAGTTGAGTTCACCGGTCATTTTGATTGATAAGAAGACTGGGGTGCTTCCTCTTGTCGGGGACATCGATACAGGAAGGGCGAGATATATCCTCGAAAATACACTGGCCGAATGCGTGGATAAAAATGTTGAGCACTTATTCATTGATTTATCCGGTGTCATCATGGTGGATACGATGGTCGCCCATCAATTATTCCAGATCATCGAGAGCCTGAACTTGATTGGTGTGAAGAGCACGATTTCTGGCATTCGTCCGGAAATTGCCCAAACAGCGGTTCAGCTGGGAATTTCATTTCAGAATATTTCTGTCACTTCTACTCTAGAACGAGCATTGAATGAGCAACGCTAG